In one window of Gemmatimonadales bacterium DNA:
- a CDS encoding fasciclin domain-containing protein, with the protein MRTRVTHGLAAVALSVLLVGCGDSPPTEPSNPIPQPDLSIPSGESVAELQAEASRELERLEAGELRVAAAAPSGGKKTIVEIASETPDLSILVQAVVRAGLVDALNAPGARTVLAPTNDAFVALLGRLGLGSLEQIPIATLQTVLLSHVIPKVNIRTDFFRPLDWLDIRSSTLGPITIEFERADRARAFTVNGIDIVAGDIRASNGLIHVIDQVLPVPDSRPTIVEAAVALAGQGQFTALVAAVVKTGLVDALANENANLTVFAPTDAAFARLGLTAASINALTDPAQIDGLRAVLLDHVVGHEFSKSELRVFRFLRPLGKLLLRIQGDVASVNGIRFVALDAVDARNGVIHVIDGVLVK; encoded by the coding sequence ATGCGGACCAGAGTGACCCACGGCCTGGCGGCCGTCGCCCTTTCCGTGCTGCTCGTTGGCTGCGGTGATTCGCCGCCCACCGAACCCAGCAACCCGATCCCGCAGCCGGACCTCTCCATACCCTCCGGCGAATCCGTGGCAGAACTGCAGGCCGAGGCAAGTCGCGAACTCGAAAGGCTCGAGGCCGGCGAGCTGCGGGTTGCGGCGGCCGCCCCGTCGGGCGGCAAGAAGACGATTGTCGAGATTGCGTCGGAAACGCCCGATCTCTCCATTCTGGTGCAGGCGGTGGTCAGGGCTGGCCTCGTGGATGCTCTCAACGCGCCCGGGGCCCGGACCGTGCTGGCACCCACCAACGATGCGTTCGTTGCTCTGCTGGGACGACTTGGCCTCGGTTCGCTGGAGCAGATTCCCATTGCGACGCTGCAGACCGTGCTGCTGAGCCACGTGATTCCGAAAGTCAACATCCGGACCGATTTCTTCCGGCCGCTGGACTGGCTCGACATCCGGTCCTCCACGCTCGGGCCGATCACGATCGAGTTCGAGCGGGCCGACCGAGCTCGGGCATTCACGGTGAATGGCATCGATATCGTCGCGGGCGACATTCGGGCGTCGAACGGGCTCATTCACGTGATCGATCAGGTGCTTCCTGTGCCGGACTCGCGACCCACCATTGTCGAGGCAGCCGTGGCGCTTGCGGGCCAGGGTCAGTTTACGGCTCTTGTGGCGGCCGTGGTGAAAACAGGGCTCGTGGATGCGCTCGCGAATGAGAATGCAAACCTGACCGTGTTTGCCCCGACGGACGCGGCCTTTGCCAGGCTCGGCCTCACCGCCGCGTCAATCAATGCGCTCACCGATCCGGCGCAGATTGACGGGCTCCGGGCGGTGCTCCTGGATCATGTGGTGGGGCATGAGTTCTCGAAATCTGAACTTCGGGTGTTCCGGTTCCTTCGGCCGCTGGGCAAGCTGCTGTTACGGATTCAGGGTGATGTCGCGTCGGTCAATGGGATCCGTTTCGTGGCCCTCGATGCGGTCGATGCGCGAAACGGGGTCATTCACGTCATCGACGGGGTCCTGGTGAAGTAG
- a CDS encoding RNA polymerase sigma-70 factor → MAELFEATHDDLLRYVRALLGDRAEANDVVQEAFIRIWSARSSLDPARSLLALLYRTARNLALNHLRDERTRERLLAQHEAPFQWRDPGPEALQAERELSEQLSRLVEQLPPRQREALTLSRVQGLSHEEIAAVMGVAPRTVNNHLVRALEHLRDRLNVSSTGGRS, encoded by the coding sequence ATGGCGGAGCTGTTTGAAGCCACTCATGATGACTTACTACGCTACGTCAGGGCGCTTCTGGGAGACCGGGCCGAGGCGAATGACGTGGTGCAGGAGGCCTTCATCCGCATCTGGTCCGCACGCAGTTCGCTCGACCCGGCGCGGTCGCTACTTGCCCTGCTCTATCGCACGGCGCGGAACCTGGCACTGAACCACCTGCGCGATGAGCGGACCCGCGAACGGCTGTTGGCACAGCACGAGGCGCCGTTCCAGTGGCGCGATCCTGGCCCCGAAGCACTCCAGGCCGAACGCGAGCTCAGCGAACAATTGAGCCGGCTGGTAGAGCAACTCCCCCCCCGCCAGCGAGAAGCCCTGACCTTGAGCCGGGTCCAGGGCCTCTCGCATGAGGAGATCGCGGCCGTAATGGGCGTTGCGCCGCGCACGGTCAACAATCACCTCGTCCGGGCCCTCGAGCACCTCCGCGACCGCTTGAATGTCTCCTCCACTGGAGGGCGATCATGA
- a CDS encoding FecR domain-containing protein — translation MSQNSASGLPPELDHALRQHPDGARLSGLWVALGNTTPAPIQEITRARNWAGIEARMAAAPVISPRRQIRGRILLTLAAAAALLITVAGIRWTTGHAIRVPPGERKTVTLPDGSAVDLAGGSVLRWRRNLGTTGYRDVEFEGSAFFSVVSAGRPFRVTAGSAHITVLGTRFAVDVGRSGAEVSVAVEEGRVAVAGRDRSARVVLGAGQRTVVDRNGGPTRPGTIATAHLAPWRTGGFAAVDEPLELIFERLARQYGMEVDLRNERAAQLRLSLYYPGTTSLETIVRDLATARDLTWRKTARGFVLE, via the coding sequence ATGAGTCAGAATTCCGCCAGCGGGCTGCCTCCCGAACTCGACCATGCCCTTCGCCAGCACCCCGACGGCGCACGGCTCAGCGGTCTCTGGGTTGCCTTAGGGAACACAACACCCGCTCCGATTCAGGAGATCACCCGGGCCCGAAACTGGGCCGGAATCGAGGCGCGCATGGCCGCGGCTCCGGTGATCAGTCCACGCCGCCAAATCCGGGGTCGCATCCTGCTGACATTGGCGGCCGCGGCAGCCCTGCTGATCACCGTCGCCGGCATTCGTTGGACCACAGGCCATGCGATTCGAGTTCCGCCGGGCGAGCGGAAAACGGTCACCCTGCCCGACGGCTCCGCGGTCGACCTCGCGGGGGGATCGGTGCTCCGCTGGCGCAGGAATCTTGGGACTACGGGCTACCGGGACGTCGAGTTCGAGGGAAGCGCGTTCTTCTCCGTCGTAAGCGCCGGCAGGCCATTCAGGGTGACGGCCGGCAGCGCACACATCACGGTCCTCGGCACGCGCTTCGCCGTGGATGTTGGCCGAAGCGGGGCCGAGGTGAGCGTGGCGGTGGAGGAAGGACGGGTGGCCGTGGCCGGGCGCGACCGATCCGCGCGGGTGGTGCTCGGCGCGGGTCAACGGACCGTAGTCGATCGGAACGGCGGCCCGACGCGTCCTGGTACCATTGCCACTGCCCACCTCGCGCCATGGCGAACCGGAGGCTTCGCAGCTGTCGACGAGCCACTGGAACTCATCTTCGAGCGACTGGCCAGGCAATACGGGATGGAGGTCGATCTCCGCAACGAGCGGGCGGCGCAGCTGCGACTGAGCCTCTACTACCCCGGCACGACGAGTCTGGAGACGATCGTCCGCGACCTTGCCACGGCTCGCGACCTTACCTGGCGGAAGACAGCAAGGGGATTCGTGCTCGAGTGA